A section of the Amycolatopsis sp. AA4 genome encodes:
- a CDS encoding DUF6802 family protein, producing the protein MWVDESGGTDATGPEALTVHVDGQEYQAEVNYDTDHDGVADTAVVEHDDGTAQVFADTDHDGVADHYAVVDASGHVVDQAVYDEKTGSWVESGHGQSGSDGTDTHTSDTSTTGHIHADLPDGDVDAGVATIDTDHDGHNDTAVVETKSGGTIAFTDTNGDGQADVAVQVGADGSTHTFEHTGHGQWTETDGGANHAAADPGSDSAWGGEGAQLLSGVAKIDSGTGQWISPN; encoded by the coding sequence ATGTGGGTCGACGAGAGCGGCGGCACCGACGCGACCGGCCCGGAGGCCTTGACCGTCCACGTCGACGGCCAGGAGTACCAGGCCGAGGTCAACTACGACACCGACCACGACGGGGTCGCCGACACCGCGGTCGTCGAGCACGACGACGGCACCGCGCAGGTGTTCGCAGACACCGACCACGACGGGGTCGCCGATCACTACGCCGTGGTCGACGCGTCCGGGCACGTCGTGGACCAGGCGGTTTACGACGAGAAGACCGGCAGCTGGGTCGAATCCGGCCACGGCCAGTCCGGCTCCGACGGCACCGATACGCACACCTCGGACACGTCGACCACCGGGCACATCCACGCCGACCTTCCGGACGGCGACGTCGACGCCGGGGTCGCCACCATCGACACCGACCACGACGGACACAACGACACCGCCGTGGTCGAGACGAAGTCCGGCGGCACGATCGCCTTCACCGACACCAACGGCGACGGCCAGGCCGACGTCGCGGTGCAGGTCGGCGCGGACGGTTCCACCCACACCTTCGAGCACACCGGCCACGGCCAGTGGACCGAGACCGACGGCGGCGCGAACCACGCGGCTGCCGACCCCGGCAGCGATTCGGCCTGGGGCGGCGAGGGCGCGCAGCTGCTCAGCGGCGTCGCCAAGATCGACAGCGGAACCGGGCAGTGGATCAGCCCCAACTGA
- a CDS encoding dynamin family protein: protein MTAPTLPAQVQAAREQLLGVVREADPQAAKWVEDQRKARSEKPSVVVVGETNRGKSSLVNALLATPGLSPVDADVATATYLVFEHAQQWGAQACYPGQLASVPFDLTQLVDWVSAAHELPPGQLPPRYVEVSGPVPLLERLTLVDTPGVGGLDSLHGELAKEAAAGATALVFVVDASAPFTSTELQFLREVADRVETVVFVLAKTDAFRGWREILDADRQLLAEHAPRFADAVFHPVSARVFETAAKAPNDQVAAMLREKSGIAAVQVALQELLVGRSMMLKEANTLRSLSSALAGIKAKLQAESRALSAGEAEAEQLRARRDDLQSQRRTSTRGWQLRLRGEIQRTRVEVGHESSREMREAQAHFRQRIDAAKRDELAALPQEVDIALQTASQRVSMQLSQRLNQVTNTALSELFSAEELDVIRAQFARAGGPPVVLRPPDKKPPTAEDKLLVFMGISGGVGAGKIAALPLAGVAILNPVVLPATIVIGLGAGWWMARTRKHASDKQHLKQWLVEAIADARSTLDQLIAEQLIEAEQQLSLALDEALGRRIEAIEAELKEVDQTIKMSAQERAKKIAIVSKRLKDATEGHTRAETLLSRIRTVRDRA, encoded by the coding sequence GTGACCGCACCGACGCTTCCCGCTCAGGTCCAGGCCGCGCGCGAACAGCTGCTCGGCGTCGTCCGCGAGGCGGATCCGCAGGCCGCCAAGTGGGTCGAGGACCAGCGCAAGGCTCGTTCGGAAAAGCCGTCCGTGGTGGTCGTCGGCGAAACGAACCGCGGGAAGAGTTCGCTGGTCAACGCCCTGCTCGCGACGCCGGGACTGTCCCCTGTGGACGCTGACGTGGCCACCGCGACCTACCTCGTTTTCGAGCACGCGCAGCAGTGGGGCGCGCAGGCCTGCTACCCCGGTCAGCTGGCGTCGGTGCCGTTCGACCTGACGCAGCTGGTCGACTGGGTGTCCGCCGCGCACGAACTGCCGCCAGGCCAGCTGCCGCCGCGCTACGTCGAGGTCTCCGGTCCGGTCCCGCTGCTGGAACGGCTGACCCTGGTCGACACTCCCGGCGTCGGCGGGCTCGATTCGCTGCACGGCGAGCTGGCCAAGGAGGCCGCCGCGGGCGCGACCGCGCTGGTGTTCGTGGTCGACGCGTCGGCCCCGTTCACCTCGACCGAGCTGCAGTTCCTGCGCGAGGTCGCGGACCGCGTCGAGACGGTCGTGTTCGTCCTGGCCAAAACCGACGCGTTCCGCGGCTGGCGCGAGATCCTGGACGCCGACCGGCAGCTGCTCGCCGAACACGCGCCCCGCTTCGCCGACGCGGTCTTCCATCCGGTGTCGGCGCGCGTGTTCGAGACGGCCGCGAAGGCGCCGAACGACCAGGTCGCCGCCATGCTGCGGGAGAAGTCCGGCATCGCGGCGGTGCAGGTCGCGCTGCAGGAACTGCTGGTCGGCCGGTCGATGATGCTCAAGGAAGCCAACACGCTCCGCTCGCTGTCGAGCGCGCTGGCCGGGATCAAGGCGAAGCTGCAAGCCGAAAGCCGGGCCTTGTCGGCGGGGGAAGCGGAAGCCGAACAACTCCGCGCCCGCCGCGACGATCTTCAGTCCCAGCGCCGCACCTCCACCCGCGGCTGGCAGTTGCGGTTGCGCGGCGAAATCCAGCGCACGCGAGTCGAGGTCGGCCACGAGAGCAGCCGCGAAATGCGCGAGGCGCAGGCGCATTTCCGCCAGCGCATCGACGCGGCCAAACGCGACGAACTCGCCGCGCTGCCGCAGGAAGTCGACATCGCGCTGCAGACCGCGTCGCAACGGGTGTCGATGCAGCTGTCGCAACGGCTGAACCAGGTCACGAACACCGCGCTGTCGGAGCTGTTCTCCGCCGAAGAACTCGACGTGATCCGCGCCCAGTTCGCGCGTGCCGGCGGCCCGCCGGTCGTGCTGCGGCCGCCGGACAAGAAACCGCCGACGGCCGAAGACAAACTGCTGGTGTTCATGGGCATTTCCGGTGGCGTCGGTGCCGGAAAGATCGCCGCTTTGCCACTCGCCGGCGTCGCGATCCTCAACCCGGTCGTGCTCCCGGCGACGATCGTGATCGGCCTCGGCGCGGGCTGGTGGATGGCGCGCACTCGCAAACACGCGTCGGACAAACAACACCTGAAGCAATGGCTGGTCGAAGCGATCGCCGACGCCCGCTCGACGCTCGACCAGCTGATCGCCGAACAGCTCATCGAGGCCGAACAGCAACTGTCGCTCGCTCTGGACGAGGCGCTGGGCCGCCGCATCGAGGCGATCGAGGCGGAGCTGAAGGAGGTGGACCAGACGATCAAGATGAGCGCGCAGGAGCGGGCGAAGAAGATCGCGATCGTCTCGAAACGCCTCAAGGACGCGACCGAGGGCCACACCCGGGCCGAGACTTTGCTTTCCCGCATCCGCACGGTCCGCGATCGGGCATGA
- the grpE gene encoding nucleotide exchange factor GrpE codes for MAWFGHEEAGDAAEAPTGEISADALARIIAEADGTAAAADASDPDVDLVAAPGDLERALSDRQALIQLCLYALDRARSSGVVERLEHGLAAIGVTALRAEGERFDPARHEAGGAVPTDDPELEGVVAETEVVGFADQDRLLRAPIVTVYAKRAQ; via the coding sequence ATGGCGTGGTTCGGCCACGAGGAAGCCGGCGACGCGGCCGAAGCGCCGACCGGCGAGATCAGCGCGGACGCTCTCGCGCGGATCATCGCCGAGGCGGACGGAACCGCCGCCGCGGCGGATGCGTCGGATCCCGATGTGGACCTCGTAGCTGCCCCGGGTGACCTCGAACGCGCGCTTTCCGACCGGCAGGCGCTCATCCAGCTCTGCCTGTACGCGCTGGACCGCGCCCGCAGCAGCGGCGTCGTGGAACGGCTCGAACACGGGCTCGCCGCCATCGGCGTCACCGCGCTGCGCGCCGAGGGCGAACGCTTCGACCCGGCCCGCCACGAGGCGGGCGGCGCGGTGCCCACCGACGATCCGGAGCTGGAAGGCGTCGTCGCGGAGACCGAGGTCGTCGGGTTCGCCGACCAGGACCGGTTGCTGCGCGCGCCGATCGTCACCGTCTACGCGAAGCGGGCGCAGTGA
- a CDS encoding TetR/AcrR family transcriptional regulator codes for MARTVDPEKHAAKRRAILDAAAVCFARDGFEKTSTADICRAAGISSGSLFHYFPSKRAVFVGIFEADTADNEELLAAAVEMADPWEGVLAVVERMSAALVLPGVVRLILEAAAQAARDPEFAELIRSNDDLMRAGLVGLIERGVRTGRLSPMLAPRDAGNWVVALVDALLSRASLDPELDVEHEQAVLRQLLTRILGPSE; via the coding sequence GTGGCGAGGACTGTCGACCCGGAGAAGCACGCGGCGAAACGACGCGCGATTCTCGACGCGGCAGCCGTCTGTTTCGCGCGCGACGGGTTCGAAAAGACCTCCACCGCGGACATCTGCCGTGCCGCCGGGATCAGCTCCGGCAGCCTGTTCCACTACTTCCCCAGCAAGCGCGCGGTCTTCGTCGGCATTTTCGAGGCCGACACCGCCGACAACGAGGAACTGCTCGCCGCCGCGGTGGAAATGGCGGACCCGTGGGAAGGCGTGCTCGCCGTGGTCGAACGGATGTCGGCGGCGCTCGTGCTGCCCGGGGTCGTGCGGCTGATCCTCGAAGCGGCCGCGCAGGCCGCGCGCGATCCGGAGTTCGCCGAGCTGATCCGCAGCAACGACGACCTCATGCGCGCCGGTCTCGTGGGCTTGATCGAGCGTGGCGTCCGAACCGGCCGCCTCTCCCCCATGCTGGCCCCGAGAGACGCGGGCAACTGGGTCGTCGCGCTGGTCGACGCGCTGCTTTCCCGCGCGAGCCTCGATCCCGAACTGGACGTCGAGCACGAGCAGGCGGTGCTGCGGCAGCTGCTGACGCGGATTCTCGGCCCGTCTGAGTGA
- a CDS encoding dynamin family protein: MTAAAERGRLAGPLSASVAELCHRLRSQVSPRTAAGFAEVLRRLGAPLQVAVAGRIKSGKSTLVNALIGRRVAPTDVGECTRLVTRFQYGTVDRVEVVFLDGRKQVLPFAADGSIPAELGVDISEVSHLEAYLTNAVLQDMTVIDTPGLGSLDAASVSRTEQLLGAAEQDEGSDDLDDTSRNAVAGAEAVLYVVTQGVRADDQQALAAFTAATASRDAGPVNAIAVLNKADTIVAESVEGSGGDVWTAAQLLAEKQAATLKPRVADVLPVIGLIAESAESGGFTSADAEALGQLAALDDDVLETMLIAADIFTSWECDIPAGIRLRLLEKLDLFGIRCAVDAIRAEPEITAGALRRKLLDISGLEAVRRRLSIVFAARADGIKAAAALASVTALAHASGDPGERQRVHDAIEVLLARPEAHQLRLLEALTLVASGAVEMPEDLAEEVLRVGSNADLGAQLGLPGASRPELAAHALERAGWWRSFASFGATPAQSRVAHVVHRAYFLIWQQIREQ, translated from the coding sequence GTGACGGCAGCGGCGGAACGGGGACGGCTCGCCGGCCCACTGTCCGCGTCGGTGGCGGAGCTGTGCCACCGGCTGCGGTCCCAGGTGTCCCCGCGCACCGCCGCCGGGTTCGCCGAGGTGCTGCGCCGGCTCGGCGCGCCGCTGCAGGTCGCGGTCGCCGGGCGGATCAAATCGGGCAAGTCGACGCTGGTCAACGCGCTGATCGGACGGCGGGTCGCGCCCACCGACGTCGGCGAGTGCACGCGGCTGGTCACGCGATTCCAGTACGGCACCGTCGACCGCGTCGAGGTGGTGTTCCTCGACGGCCGCAAGCAGGTGCTGCCGTTCGCCGCGGACGGGTCGATCCCGGCTGAGCTGGGCGTCGACATCTCCGAGGTCTCGCACCTCGAGGCGTACCTCACCAACGCGGTGCTGCAGGACATGACGGTGATCGACACCCCCGGTCTCGGCTCGCTGGACGCCGCGTCGGTGTCGCGGACCGAGCAGCTGCTGGGCGCGGCCGAGCAGGACGAGGGTTCCGACGACCTCGACGACACCTCGCGCAACGCCGTCGCGGGCGCGGAGGCCGTGCTGTACGTGGTGACCCAGGGCGTGCGCGCGGACGATCAGCAGGCGCTGGCCGCGTTCACCGCCGCGACCGCGAGCCGGGACGCGGGGCCGGTCAACGCGATCGCCGTGCTGAACAAGGCGGACACGATCGTCGCGGAATCTGTCGAAGGCTCCGGCGGAGACGTCTGGACGGCCGCGCAATTGCTCGCCGAGAAGCAGGCCGCGACGCTGAAGCCGCGCGTCGCGGACGTGCTGCCGGTGATCGGCCTGATCGCCGAATCGGCCGAGTCCGGCGGGTTCACCTCCGCCGACGCCGAGGCGCTCGGCCAGCTCGCCGCGCTCGACGACGACGTCCTCGAAACCATGCTCATCGCGGCCGACATCTTCACCAGCTGGGAGTGCGACATCCCGGCCGGGATCCGCTTGCGGCTGCTGGAGAAGCTCGATCTCTTCGGAATCCGCTGCGCGGTCGACGCGATCCGCGCGGAACCGGAGATCACCGCGGGAGCGTTGCGGCGCAAGCTTCTCGACATCTCCGGACTCGAAGCGGTCCGCCGCCGGCTCTCGATCGTCTTCGCCGCGCGCGCGGACGGGATCAAGGCCGCGGCCGCGCTGGCGTCAGTGACCGCTTTGGCGCACGCGTCCGGCGACCCGGGCGAACGGCAGCGGGTGCACGACGCGATCGAGGTGCTGCTGGCCCGCCCGGAAGCGCATCAGCTGCGGCTGCTGGAAGCGTTGACGCTCGTCGCTTCGGGGGCCGTCGAAATGCCGGAAGACCTGGCGGAAGAGGTGCTTCGGGTCGGCAGCAACGCCGACCTTGGCGCACAGCTCGGCCTTCCCGGCGCCTCGCGTCCGGAGCTGGCCGCGCACGCGCTGGAACGCGCTGGCTGGTGGCGTTCTTTCGCCTCCTTCGGGGCGACTCCGGCGCAAAGCCGCGTGGCCCACGTCGTGCACCGCGCCTATTTCCTGATCTGGCAACAGATTCGCGAACAGTAA
- a CDS encoding sensor histidine kinase produces MVGDSLLALFLAAFDILVFATGGLDPEVPGPEWYVAVPIDLAVVAPLVFRRKRPVLAAYVVYVISFAHSALDLGVSGLAALAISLYSVQVYVGRKQGLLYGGAFVVAMAVTAIVKPEPSMAAQLLFSAFTIAFCWLLGEFMYARRAYQRELEARLHLLETERDQAARIAVAEERGRIARELHDVVAHSVSVMVVQADGAALALKSNPELAGRALGTISETGRGALGELRRLLDVLRNDRGDDEPRVPQPDATALGDLAERMRAAGVPVDLALGDGLDELPAGVSLGIYRIVQESLTNTLKHAGAGASAAVRVERTGDQVEVLVRDDGAGRARRLEQVGANGATAMAGSAATARQPAPRLSVAGGNGLIGMRERAHVYGGTLEVGPAAGGGWQVRAVLPVRLNS; encoded by the coding sequence ATGGTGGGGGACTCGCTGCTGGCGCTGTTCCTCGCCGCGTTCGACATCCTGGTGTTCGCCACCGGCGGTCTCGACCCCGAAGTGCCCGGTCCGGAGTGGTACGTCGCCGTTCCGATCGACCTCGCCGTGGTCGCGCCGCTCGTGTTCCGGCGCAAACGACCGGTGCTCGCCGCGTACGTCGTGTACGTCATTTCGTTCGCGCACAGCGCGCTGGACCTCGGAGTTTCCGGGCTGGCCGCGCTCGCGATCAGCCTCTACTCGGTCCAGGTCTACGTCGGACGCAAGCAGGGACTGCTTTACGGCGGCGCGTTCGTCGTGGCCATGGCCGTCACCGCGATCGTCAAACCCGAGCCGTCGATGGCCGCGCAGCTGCTGTTCAGCGCCTTCACCATCGCCTTCTGCTGGCTGCTCGGCGAGTTCATGTACGCCCGCCGCGCCTACCAGCGCGAACTGGAGGCCCGGTTGCATCTGCTGGAAACCGAACGCGACCAGGCCGCGCGCATCGCGGTGGCCGAGGAGCGCGGCCGGATCGCCAGGGAACTGCACGACGTCGTGGCGCATTCGGTGAGCGTGATGGTCGTGCAGGCCGACGGCGCGGCGCTCGCCCTGAAATCCAATCCGGAGCTGGCCGGGCGCGCGCTGGGGACGATCTCCGAGACCGGCCGCGGCGCGCTCGGCGAACTGCGCCGGCTGCTGGACGTGCTGCGCAACGACCGCGGCGACGACGAACCGCGGGTGCCGCAGCCGGACGCGACCGCGCTGGGCGACCTCGCCGAGCGGATGCGCGCCGCGGGCGTTCCGGTCGACCTCGCCCTCGGCGACGGGCTCGACGAACTGCCCGCCGGGGTGTCGCTCGGGATCTACCGGATCGTCCAGGAATCGCTCACCAACACGCTCAAGCACGCCGGGGCCGGGGCGAGCGCCGCGGTGCGGGTGGAGCGGACCGGCGACCAGGTCGAGGTGCTCGTGCGCGACGACGGCGCGGGCCGGGCCCGGCGGCTCGAACAGGTCGGCGCGAACGGAGCGACGGCGATGGCGGGGTCGGCCGCGACAGCTCGGCAACCGGCGCCGCGGCTGTCGGTCGCGGGAGGAAACGGCCTGATCGGGATGCGCGAGCGGGCGCACGTGTACGGCGGGACACTGGAGGTGGGCCCCGCCGCGGGCGGTGGCTGGCAGGTGCGAGCGGTGCTGCCGGTTAGGTTGAACTCGTGA
- a CDS encoding response regulator transcription factor yields MIRVVVVDDQELMRVGFRMVLGAQADIDVVGEAGDGAQAVRMAAELRPDVVLMDVRMPVLDGVEATKQIVAAGTARVLVMTTFDLDEYVYAALQGGASGFLLKDTQPDYLVSALRSVADGDAVMSPSVTRRLLDRFVGSGGSEMRDPAELDVLTDREREVLVLIAKGMSNVEIAETLFLSEATVKTHVGRILSKLDLRDRVQAVVLAYETGLARPGIG; encoded by the coding sequence GTGATCCGAGTGGTGGTCGTCGACGACCAGGAACTGATGCGCGTCGGGTTCCGGATGGTGCTGGGCGCGCAGGCCGACATCGACGTGGTCGGGGAGGCGGGCGACGGCGCGCAAGCCGTGCGGATGGCCGCCGAACTGCGGCCCGACGTCGTGCTGATGGACGTCCGGATGCCGGTGCTCGACGGGGTCGAGGCGACCAAGCAGATCGTCGCGGCGGGCACCGCGCGGGTGCTCGTGATGACCACCTTCGACCTCGACGAGTACGTCTACGCGGCGCTGCAGGGCGGGGCGTCCGGCTTCCTGCTCAAGGACACCCAGCCCGACTACCTGGTGTCCGCGCTGCGTTCGGTCGCCGACGGCGACGCGGTGATGTCGCCCTCGGTCACGCGCAGGCTGCTCGACCGGTTCGTCGGCTCCGGCGGTTCGGAAATGCGCGATCCGGCCGAACTCGACGTGCTGACCGACCGCGAACGCGAAGTGCTCGTGCTGATCGCGAAAGGCATGTCGAACGTCGAGATCGCCGAGACGTTGTTCCTTTCCGAGGCGACGGTGAAAACGCACGTCGGGCGGATCCTGTCGAAACTCGACCTGCGCGACCGCGTACAGGCGGTCGTCCTCGCGTACGAAACCGGGCTCGCCCGGCCGGGGATCGGCTGA